A genomic region of Oncorhynchus mykiss isolate Arlee chromosome 16, USDA_OmykA_1.1, whole genome shotgun sequence contains the following coding sequences:
- the LOC110491761 gene encoding elongin-B isoform X1 — MDVFLMIRRQKTTIFTDAKESTTVYELKRIVEGILKREPEEQRLFKDDQLLEDSKTLGDCGFTNQTARPQAPGTVGLAFRMGDEMFEQLQVGAFSSPPELPDVMKPQDSGSTANEQTVQ; from the exons GATGTGTTCCTTATGATCCGGCGTCAGAAGACCACCATTTTCACAGATGCCAAAGAGTCCACCACCGTCTACGAGCTGAAGCGCATTGTAGAGGGAATTCTCAAGAGAGAGCCTGAGGAACAGAGGCTCTTCAAG GATGACCAGTTGCTAGAAGACAGTAAAACTCTTGGCGATTGCGGCTTCACCAACCAGACTGCAAGACCTCAGGCCCCAGGCACTGTTGGACTGGCTTTCCGAATGGGTG ATGAGATGTTTGAGCAGCTGCAGGTGGGGGCATTCTCCAGCCCTCCAGAGCTCCCTGACGTCATGAAACCCcaagactctggcagcactgcCAACGAACAGACTGTGCAGTGa
- the LOC110491761 gene encoding elongin-B isoform X2, with product MIRRQKTTIFTDAKESTTVYELKRIVEGILKREPEEQRLFKDDQLLEDSKTLGDCGFTNQTARPQAPGTVGLAFRMGDEMFEQLQVGAFSSPPELPDVMKPQDSGSTANEQTVQ from the exons ATGATCCGGCGTCAGAAGACCACCATTTTCACAGATGCCAAAGAGTCCACCACCGTCTACGAGCTGAAGCGCATTGTAGAGGGAATTCTCAAGAGAGAGCCTGAGGAACAGAGGCTCTTCAAG GATGACCAGTTGCTAGAAGACAGTAAAACTCTTGGCGATTGCGGCTTCACCAACCAGACTGCAAGACCTCAGGCCCCAGGCACTGTTGGACTGGCTTTCCGAATGGGTG ATGAGATGTTTGAGCAGCTGCAGGTGGGGGCATTCTCCAGCCCTCCAGAGCTCCCTGACGTCATGAAACCCcaagactctggcagcactgcCAACGAACAGACTGTGCAGTGa